The DNA window ATTTGACACAGATTAAGAATTTAATAGGTTGAATGCTTCACATCCGCAGGTGTTTTGCAGACTTAGGGGTTTTCGTCCAGCATTCTAAGAAAACCTCCACCGTCAACATTATTTCCTGTCGTGCAAAAAGTGGTTTTTGACCAACTTATGCAGTGTACAATGCATTTTAACTTTGTTCAGACCTTGCCTGACATCAGCCTCGGTGAGTGGGTAATATCTACCTATTTATATTCCATAACTGTGTATCTAGTACAAAGTTGTGTCACTTGGTAATACCTAGCATGGTAGTGGTCGGCATTCatgtatacatactgtatttgactaTTTCTCTTTTCTGGACTGCTTAAtgtaatatatttgttgttaaatTATAATTCATTTATTATGTGAATGTTTTTTCCAATAGCACAGAGTGTTGTAGCAATGTCAGCTTGTATTTACCAGATGTGCTTAATAGTACTTAAAATTTAAATAGGCAAGTAATTGAGAGCTATATTGGAAACTGTTTTTATTACAGATAGCAGCTTGGGCCTCAGATGGATcttgcattttcttttaaagacACATGATAAACCATTATGTTCAGTatctcttttattttattttattgtattgtttaGCTGTAATAAGGGAAAGGATGCCTTAAAGATTACATAGCTTTACCTCATGGTCGATTGTGTTTTGACTGACCAAGGTGGTTCCTTCGAAAGTTCAAGATTATGAGCCCATTTCCATTTTATACTGATTTTTACAAGACGTGAAGATGTAAGGTTTGATcctatatttttgtttatatcGGCCGGAGATGGGTACAAATGCATCAAAAAGTATCTTCTCACGAATTACAAATACTTGCTCATTAAATGCAACACAAGAAATTCAAAACACTGGTGTGacaaaatttatttaattaaaatacaagtaatttgtaatttgaaaatacaaaaaaacctGAAATAGTAACAATACATGACGAATACGTGTACCGTCACAGCCCTAGTAGTGCGTAATATTTACAAATTTACAGGTTGCAGTTAATTTAAATAGaataatatttttgtcatttacATGTGTTATAGTGTTAactgtgaaatgaaatgaattttAGTAACATAATGACAGCTCAATAAGCTACACCTGCAGTAGCAGGGTGAGTTTGGGGGAATATTGCGGTTCTGTCTTTTGGAACTACAATACGACATTGTAAACATTTGTATCACGGTTTCGCTCTCGGTTTCAGAACCGTTCCACCCTTAATTTATGAACAGTGATCCCCCACAGAATTAGTGATGGTAGCTGACAGGGGTgacagcgtgtgtgtgtgtgtgtgtgtgtgtgtgcacgcccaatgctaaaaaaacaaaagcagaaccAGCGGCTGTGATGCATATAATATTCAACGTCTAGTTCACCAGTCGGTTCTCCCTTTTACAGGCTCAGTGGCTGTAAAACAGCTACATTTAGCTGATAGAAATTAAAATTGCCCTTAGGAACAGGAGTAGCCAGCCTGATGTGTCGCTAATGAAGGCTTCCATACATGACCAACCCCAAGATGCCGCCGCCTGAGCTGCCTGCTGAAATGAACTAGAACGCCACAAGTAGGCTAGCAAGCTAATACACAAGGTCTAGAGCGCAGCACTGCTGTTTGCTTATTGCCCTATTTTTCTGTCATATAATGGCATTTACAGAGCAATTTCTAAGCCATGGGATTGTTTTTGTTGCCGAAAATGTAACTGATGCATCCTTATTGTCTAGGCTGGGCAATTCTGCAATGCAAACAGAATTTGCATTTAGTACATTGATATGTACTGCgctctattaaaaaaaaacggCAACTGAATCTGCATTACTGATAGGACATTATTTATTGgtataaaaataatactttCAAAACTCATATAGCAGTTGTCTTCTGAGCTGAGTAACCAGTGTTTTAAGATGATTATCCATATAAACAGAATTATTGCTTTAGCTTTACCCAAGTAAAACATTGTATATTAATAAAGAAAATGGGACAACTGTGTAAAATGAATGGAAATTAAATTGAgttaatttaattatatttccATCCCAACCAGTGTTTAGGCTTTCCTTGTGCCTTATGTACTCTAAGATAGACTCCATGGCCTCCTTATACTGGCTAAGAGGTTGGAAGATGTAGGGATTAACTATATTGTTCTGTTCTTTTCTAAAATGACCATGTTCTTTCTTTGCAGTGCTTGATCATGCTGGAAATCCTGAGTGTTATTCTGGCTCTAGTCCCAGTGGTAGCAGTTTGCCCCGATCAGTGTAAATGTGTAGAAAACTTCACTGTCATCTGTCAAGACCAAGGGCTCACAGAGATCCCACCCCTACCACCTGAAACCAAACATCTTTACCTTTCTAACAACATAATCCATTCTCTTCCAAACCATGGACTGGAAGAAGTGCAGGTTTTGGATCTTACGAAGAACAAACTCAACACTTCGGTATTTTCCAGCTTTGTCTTTCCAGAGATGAGGGCTCTCACAAAGCTTTTTCTTAAGACTAATGGTTTGAAAGCATTTTTCCCAGTCCGGCagcaatatttcaatatttctcaGCTTACTCTACTGGATCTCAGTGATAATGACATTCAGACTCTGCCGCCTGGTTCGCTTCAGGGATTGCAGAACCTGTCAACACTCATTCTTAGCCTGAACCAGATCCACAGTCTGTACCCTGGGGCACTGGAGGGAGCTTCTCAACTTTCTGTACTTCATCTCAGTGGCAATGTCATAGAAGAGCTGCAGGAGGGCGTGTTTGAGAATGCCACTAATTTGAGAAAATTAATTTTGTCCATGAACAAACTCAGGACCATGACAAATGGATCACTGAGGGGTGCTGTGAGTCTATGTCACCTGGACCTTAGCAGCAATCAGTTTACGTCTATACCAGTGGCTGCTCTCCAGGATACCCCGCAACTTGAGAGTCTCTATCTCCATAAGAACCGTATCACCAGTATTCCAAAGAATGCCTTTGCAAGCCTTGGGTCACTGCAGACCTTGGATCTAAGTAATAATCTTCTGGGTAATATAGCTGACAGAGCCTTTAGAGGATTGTTTAAACTGGGTATTCTGGAACTCAGTTTCAATAAACTTCAGTTTCTTCATTTTGGCACATTCAAGGATCAAGGAAGGTTGGAGGTATTAGAACTTTTTCACAACGAATTGAAAATTCTGCCCAATGGTTTGTTTGACCAGCTGACAATGTTAAAGGAACTTCAGCTGGAGCATAACAAAATCTCTAACATTCCCCCTGACATtttttggaaaacaaaacacctaAAGGAGTTGCAGCTGAACCACAACAATATTAGCTCTCTACCTGCCACCATATTCCAAAACCTGAGAAAACTCAGAATCCTGAAACTCAACAACAATCTCTTATCTATCCTTCACCCCTCTCTATTCACTGGCCTCAGGAGCCTGAAAGAGCTTTACCTAAATACAAATAAGATAAAGAGGTTCCCAGCAGGGTTACTTAAAGACCTGCACAATCTTAAGTTACTTGATTTGGACAAAAATGTTTTGACCGCTCTAATCCCAGTCGACACTGGTCAAGTAGTAATCAGTTTAGAGGAACTGGAAAATGCCATGTTTGACAAAACGACAGCTCTGACCAAATTAATTTTGTCCAGAAACAAGCTCAATAACTTGAGCAATGGAACACTGAAGGGTTGTGTAAGCTTGCGTCATCTGGACCTTAGCAAGAATAAGTTAACATCTGTTCCGACTGCTGCTCTCGAGGATGTCCCCCATCTACAGAACCTGTATCTCCAAAACAACCTTCTCACTAGCATCCCAGAAAGTGCCTTTGCAAGTCTGAGGTCACTACAGACCCTGGATGTAAGCAATAATAACCTCATAAGCATAGCGGGGAGAGCCCTAGAAGGACTGTTTCAATTGGGCAGATTGGATCTCAGTTTTAATCAGATTAAGTTAGTTCCTCCTGATTCATTCCAAGACCAGAACAAACTAGAAATGTTGAAGCTTAACCATAATGAGCTAAGCATTCTGCCAGACACTTTGTTGGACAACCTGACAATGCTAAAGGATCTTCAGTTGCAATTTAACAAAATCTCCAAATTGCCCCctaatattttcaataaaaccGTTAACCTCTTGGAGCTGCGGTTAGAGCATAATTACTTTAGCAGTCTTCCCGCCTTCATCTTTCAAGACTTGAGCAATCTCAGGACGCTTAAACTCAACAACAATCTCTTAAACATCCTCCAACGCACCTTATTCCTCAGCCTCCAGGGTCTGAAAGAGCTTTCACTCAATATGAACAAGGTAGAAAGGCTCCCAGCTGGTTTGCTTAAAAATCTTCAAAATCTTCAGGTACTCCATCTGGAAGATAACCTCCTTATCACTTTAAGTCCACATAACATCACAACAACAGAGAATATGGAGGAGAGCATATTTGAAAACAACACAAATCTAACACATTTAATTTTAGCCAGAAATAGGCTTAGTAGTTTGAGAAATGGAACACTGAAGGGTGCAGTGAAGTTACGACATCTGGATCTTAGCAGCAACATGCTTGTGTCTGTGCCAGTGGCTGCTGTCAAGG is part of the Paramormyrops kingsleyae isolate MSU_618 chromosome 17, PKINGS_0.4, whole genome shotgun sequence genome and encodes:
- the LOC111844112 gene encoding uncharacterized protein isoform X1 codes for the protein MYTLRWLGAPALHPYPLEKALDPYVPEYRRLVEFIKIPPCLIMLEILSVILALVPVVAVCPDQCKCVENFTVICQDQGLTEIPPLPPETKHLYLSNNIIHSLPNHGLEEVQVLDLTKNKLNTSVFSSFVFPEMRALTKLFLKTNGLKAFFPVRQQYFNISQLTLLDLSDNDIQTLPPGSLQGLQNLSTLILSLNQIHSLYPGALEGASQLSVLHLSGNVIEELQEGVFENATNLRKLILSMNKLRTMTNGSLRGAVSLCHLDLSSNQFTSIPVAALQDTPQLESLYLHKNRITSIPKNAFASLGSLQTLDLSNNLLGNIADRAFRGLFKLGILELSFNKLQFLHFGTFKDQGRLEVLELFHNELKILPNGLFDQLTMLKELQLEHNKISNIPPDIFWKTKHLKELQLNHNNISSLPATIFQNLRKLRILKLNNNLLSILHPSLFTGLRSLKELYLNTNKIKRFPAGLLKDLHNLKLLDLDKNVLTALIPVDTGQVVISLEELENAMFDKTTALTKLILSRNKLNNLSNGTLKGCVSLRHLDLSKNKLTSVPTAALEDVPHLQNLYLQNNLLTSIPESAFASLRSLQTLDVSNNNLISIAGRALEGLFQLGRLDLSFNQIKLVPPDSFQDQNKLEMLKLNHNELSILPDTLLDNLTMLKDLQLQFNKISKLPPNIFNKTVNLLELRLEHNYFSSLPAFIFQDLSNLRTLKLNNNLLNILQRTLFLSLQGLKELSLNMNKVERLPAGLLKNLQNLQVLHLEDNLLITLSPHNITTTENMEESIFENNTNLTHLILARNRLSSLRNGTLKGAVKLRHLDLSSNMLVSVPVAAVKDLAQLQSLYLQKNLLNSIPESAFASLRSLQTLDLSNNNLISIAESALTGLFQLGKLDLSYNKIQSLPSELFQAQDKLEILDLYHNELCILPVGLFDNLTMLKELNLDSNNISQIPPEIFQNTNMLSELQLNNNKLSNLPPSLFFGLKILKRLYLDNNNLSTIPSKIFQKTCHLKALQLDHNSITSLPSNVFNNLKKLRKLQLNNNLLTFLQPTMFTDLRSLKELTLNMNSIRELPMGLLEDLQSLKILDLDNNFLTTLSSDNFKNMVKLKELQLSFNHLKELQPGTFYSLVNLQKLFLNNNQLTSLPKRIFAPLARLRDLDLDNNQLRWLPSELFQNLNHLHELFLKNNHLKILANGTLEPLKKLRAIHLDGNHWDCNCSSIVYISSWVKKYSLKLQDHPKCSVVNTSLSQAGLFPSSFSRHCSGAAWRITAVTSSQTMAFLMALYWASDF
- the LOC111844112 gene encoding uncharacterized protein isoform X2, which gives rise to MLEILSVILALVPVVAVCPDQCKCVENFTVICQDQGLTEIPPLPPETKHLYLSNNIIHSLPNHGLEEVQVLDLTKNKLNTSVFSSFVFPEMRALTKLFLKTNGLKAFFPVRQQYFNISQLTLLDLSDNDIQTLPPGSLQGLQNLSTLILSLNQIHSLYPGALEGASQLSVLHLSGNVIEELQEGVFENATNLRKLILSMNKLRTMTNGSLRGAVSLCHLDLSSNQFTSIPVAALQDTPQLESLYLHKNRITSIPKNAFASLGSLQTLDLSNNLLGNIADRAFRGLFKLGILELSFNKLQFLHFGTFKDQGRLEVLELFHNELKILPNGLFDQLTMLKELQLEHNKISNIPPDIFWKTKHLKELQLNHNNISSLPATIFQNLRKLRILKLNNNLLSILHPSLFTGLRSLKELYLNTNKIKRFPAGLLKDLHNLKLLDLDKNVLTALIPVDTGQVVISLEELENAMFDKTTALTKLILSRNKLNNLSNGTLKGCVSLRHLDLSKNKLTSVPTAALEDVPHLQNLYLQNNLLTSIPESAFASLRSLQTLDVSNNNLISIAGRALEGLFQLGRLDLSFNQIKLVPPDSFQDQNKLEMLKLNHNELSILPDTLLDNLTMLKDLQLQFNKISKLPPNIFNKTVNLLELRLEHNYFSSLPAFIFQDLSNLRTLKLNNNLLNILQRTLFLSLQGLKELSLNMNKVERLPAGLLKNLQNLQVLHLEDNLLITLSPHNITTTENMEESIFENNTNLTHLILARNRLSSLRNGTLKGAVKLRHLDLSSNMLVSVPVAAVKDLAQLQSLYLQKNLLNSIPESAFASLRSLQTLDLSNNNLISIAESALTGLFQLGKLDLSYNKIQSLPSELFQAQDKLEILDLYHNELCILPVGLFDNLTMLKELNLDSNNISQIPPEIFQNTNMLSELQLNNNKLSNLPPSLFFGLKILKRLYLDNNNLSTIPSKIFQKTCHLKALQLDHNSITSLPSNVFNNLKKLRKLQLNNNLLTFLQPTMFTDLRSLKELTLNMNSIRELPMGLLEDLQSLKILDLDNNFLTTLSSDNFKNMVKLKELQLSFNHLKELQPGTFYSLVNLQKLFLNNNQLTSLPKRIFAPLARLRDLDLDNNQLRWLPSELFQNLNHLHELFLKNNHLKILANGTLEPLKKLRAIHLDGNHWDCNCSSIVYISSWVKKYSLKLQDHPKCSVVNTSLSQAGLFPSSFSRHCSGAAWRITAVTSSQTMAFLMALYWASDF